From Acidobacteriota bacterium, a single genomic window includes:
- a CDS encoding DinB family protein, translating into MESATAKTFNIATGIIGELDHEIATTRKCVERLPAELFDWKPHEKSMTLGRLAGHVVEMVNWVTVTCTTSQLDFAAGDYKPSNATNADELVAELDKLAAEAVEALKNTSDDQMHEPWSLKNGDATYFTMPKIATLRTFCLNHIWHHRGQLTVYMRLNDIPVPSIYGPSADEGQM; encoded by the coding sequence ATGGAATCAGCAACCGCAAAAACATTCAACATCGCAACCGGAATCATTGGTGAACTCGATCACGAGATCGCGACCACGCGCAAGTGCGTCGAACGCCTGCCGGCGGAACTTTTTGACTGGAAACCGCACGAAAAGTCGATGACGCTCGGGCGGCTCGCCGGTCACGTCGTCGAAATGGTCAACTGGGTGACCGTCACCTGCACGACGTCGCAACTGGATTTCGCCGCCGGCGACTACAAGCCGTCCAACGCGACCAATGCCGATGAACTGGTCGCCGAACTCGACAAACTGGCCGCCGAAGCCGTTGAGGCGCTCAAGAACACGTCGGACGATCAAATGCACGAGCCTTGGTCGCTGAAAAACGGCGATGCGACGTATTTTACGATGCCGAAGATCGCAACGCTCCGCACGTTTTGCCTCAACCATATCTGGCACCACCGCGGCCAGCTCACCGTTTATATGCGCCTGAACGACATTCCGGTTCCGTCGATTTACGGACCTTCAGCGGACGAAGGGCAGATGTAA
- the meaB gene encoding methylmalonyl Co-A mutase-associated GTPase MeaB, which translates to MTFTELVEKLFKGEPRAVARGISIVENSLARSAELMKAVFPKTGNALVIGITGAPGAGKSSLVDKLAMFYKERGDRVGIIAVDPSSPFSGGAILGDRIRMSALGTDKNIFIRSMATRGNLGGLSRATVDAVAILDAAGFDKVIVETVGVGQDEVEIVKTADVSVVVLVPGMGDDIQAIKAGIMEIGDVFVINKSDREGVLRTEKELQALLELAHRPDFWHPPIIKTVATESKGIEDLSTAIESYYEFQKNGENLVRRQAIARWRLLELLQEKLLADVLGRDGTGERIERLALEIAQKETDPYSAVEQILSPD; encoded by the coding sequence ATGACATTTACCGAACTCGTCGAAAAACTGTTCAAAGGCGAACCGCGCGCGGTGGCGCGGGGAATATCGATCGTCGAAAACTCGCTCGCACGTTCCGCCGAACTGATGAAAGCCGTCTTTCCGAAAACCGGAAACGCTCTCGTCATCGGCATAACGGGCGCGCCGGGAGCCGGAAAGTCATCGCTTGTCGACAAGCTTGCGATGTTTTACAAGGAACGCGGCGATCGCGTCGGGATCATCGCGGTCGATCCCTCGAGCCCTTTCTCCGGCGGTGCGATCCTCGGCGACCGAATCCGAATGTCGGCCCTCGGCACGGACAAGAACATTTTTATCCGCTCGATGGCAACGCGCGGAAATCTCGGCGGGCTGTCGCGGGCGACAGTCGACGCGGTCGCGATCCTCGACGCGGCAGGATTTGATAAGGTCATAGTCGAGACGGTCGGCGTCGGGCAGGACGAGGTCGAGATCGTCAAGACCGCCGATGTTTCCGTCGTCGTGCTTGTTCCGGGAATGGGCGATGATATACAGGCGATAAAGGCCGGAATTATGGAGATCGGAGACGTTTTCGTCATCAACAAATCCGATCGCGAAGGAGTTCTTCGCACCGAAAAGGAACTTCAGGCGCTGCTCGAACTCGCCCATCGCCCCGACTTCTGGCATCCGCCGATCATAAAAACGGTCGCGACCGAGTCGAAAGGCATCGAAGACCTCTCGACCGCCATCGAAAGCTATTACGAGTTTCAGAAAAACGGCGAGAATCTCGTTCGGAGGCAAGCCATCGCCCGCTGGCGCCTTTTGGAGTTGCTGCAGGAAAAGCTTCTCGCCGACGTATTGGGAAGGGACGGAACGGGCGAGAGGATCGAACGTCTCGCGCTTGAGATCGCGCAAAAGGAAACGGATCCTTATTCGGCGGTCGAGCAAATTCTCTCGCCGGATTGA
- the mce gene encoding methylmalonyl-CoA epimerase — protein MDMKISHLGIATKEIAEALKFWEGALGLENVHTETVEDQKVRVAMLPLGESRVELLEPTSDDSPIAKFIEKRGAGIHHIAVEVDDIEAALAKLKSEGARLIDETPRIGAEGCLVAFVHPAASGGVLLELVQENRG, from the coding sequence TTGGATATGAAGATAAGTCACCTTGGCATCGCAACAAAAGAGATCGCCGAAGCCTTGAAGTTTTGGGAAGGCGCGCTCGGGCTGGAGAATGTCCACACCGAGACGGTCGAGGATCAAAAGGTTCGCGTCGCAATGCTTCCGCTTGGCGAGTCACGTGTCGAACTTCTCGAGCCGACATCCGACGATTCGCCGATCGCGAAATTCATCGAAAAACGCGGCGCCGGAATTCACCATATTGCGGTCGAGGTTGACGATATCGAAGCCGCGCTGGCGAAATTGAAGTCCGAAGGCGCGCGGCTGATCGACGAAACGCCGCGGATCGGCGCCGAGGGTTGCCTGGTCGCATTCGTCCATCCGGCGGCGTCCGGCGGCGTTCTGCTCGAACTCGTCCAGGAGAACCGCGGCTAG
- a CDS encoding peptidylprolyl isomerase, which translates to MSSLGKAVVLLGVILAIGAGLVFWKNKHGGQGGEFSSLSKAEMEVLLKDANPMLLKRLADNPEMKKQQIDNLKQLLALASEAQKDSTINTISTRRALEFIDAAVWAQSYDQEINKGKGPMPPFGFITEDQINAYYGDSEAGGFFGNATARRRKAELDQFVALNVEIMKKNNKATKEDAQPSEDELKQFRQQYAQVKIYEEEAKDKAKANSLPADFVAKTEVQSKLQRAQFLARQYQEVLAKRTEVTDADIAKYLSEHPEISSGADKKTKAEEVLNRVKAGEDFAALAKEFSEDPGSKDKGGLYEGIVKKQMVPEFENAALALEPGQVSPNLVETNYGYHIIKLEKRGETKDSAGQVTETYDARHILISTMMKDPDNPMGREMPVKDFVKQKLETEKEKSVLDQIMAANKITVAEDFAVPQVSEEELQKMMQQQMQQQMPQMPEDLEKAPDAKKPDAKKPDAKKPAPKPKN; encoded by the coding sequence TTGAGTAGTTTAGGAAAAGCAGTTGTTCTGTTGGGTGTCATTCTCGCCATCGGCGCGGGCCTCGTCTTCTGGAAAAACAAACACGGCGGTCAGGGCGGCGAGTTCAGCAGCCTTTCGAAGGCAGAGATGGAGGTCTTGCTGAAGGACGCGAATCCGATGCTTCTGAAGCGTCTCGCGGACAATCCGGAAATGAAGAAGCAGCAGATAGACAATCTGAAACAGCTGCTCGCGCTCGCCAGCGAAGCTCAAAAAGACAGCACCATCAACACGATCTCGACCCGCCGCGCGCTCGAGTTCATCGATGCCGCCGTCTGGGCGCAAAGCTACGATCAGGAGATCAACAAGGGCAAAGGCCCGATGCCGCCGTTCGGCTTCATTACGGAAGACCAGATCAACGCCTATTACGGCGATAGCGAAGCGGGTGGATTCTTTGGAAACGCCACTGCTCGGCGCCGCAAGGCCGAACTCGACCAGTTCGTCGCGCTGAACGTCGAGATAATGAAAAAGAACAACAAGGCGACCAAAGAGGATGCGCAACCGAGCGAAGACGAGTTGAAGCAGTTCCGTCAGCAGTATGCGCAGGTCAAAATTTACGAAGAGGAAGCCAAAGACAAGGCCAAGGCCAACTCGCTTCCGGCCGATTTCGTTGCGAAGACCGAAGTTCAGAGCAAACTCCAGCGAGCTCAGTTCCTCGCGCGACAGTATCAGGAAGTTCTGGCGAAACGAACCGAAGTGACCGACGCCGACATCGCCAAATATCTCAGCGAACATCCGGAGATCAGCTCGGGCGCGGACAAGAAAACCAAGGCGGAAGAGGTTCTGAATCGCGTCAAAGCGGGCGAGGACTTTGCCGCGCTTGCCAAGGAGTTCTCTGAAGATCCGGGCAGCAAAGACAAGGGCGGGCTTTATGAGGGCATCGTGAAAAAACAGATGGTGCCTGAATTCGAAAACGCCGCGCTCGCGCTCGAACCCGGTCAGGTATCGCCGAATCTCGTCGAAACGAATTACGGCTATCACATCATCAAGCTCGAAAAACGCGGCGAAACCAAAGATTCGGCCGGTCAGGTGACGGAGACTTACGACGCCCGCCACATCCTTATTTCGACGATGATGAAGGATCCGGACAATCCGATGGGCCGCGAAATGCCGGTCAAGGACTTCGTCAAGCAGAAGCTCGAAACCGAGAAGGAAAAGTCGGTCCTAGACCAGATAATGGCGGCCAACAAGATCACGGTTGCCGAAGACTTTGCGGTTCCGCAGGTTTCCGAAGAAGAACTGCAGAAAATGATGCAGCAGCAGATGCAGCAGCAGATGCCGCAAATGCCGGAAGACCTGGAAAAGGCTCCGGACGCGAAGAAGCCCGACGCGAAGAAGCCCGATGCGAAAAAACCGGCCCCGAAGCCGAAGAACTAG
- a CDS encoding MBL fold metallo-hydrolase: protein MRIGNYRVEILPDSEFRLDGGAMFGVVPRVVWEKSCAPDELNRIRMNMNCLFVETATERILVETGIGEKWSEDEAKRFGIFRERPFAETIREKTGYGPDDISIVVNTHLHFDHAGGNTILVDGRTVPQFRNARYLVSKSEYEAAENPTERDRASYRAENWRPLVESGQLELMPDSYEVVDGLRLDQVRGHSATMQTVELTRAGETLFGFADLIPTTAHLPYAWIMGYDLFPLETLAAKKDLLPRAVAEKWICLFYHDFERPLCRLASHGSKIVPAD, encoded by the coding sequence ATGCGAATAGGCAATTACAGGGTTGAGATTCTCCCCGACTCCGAGTTCAGGCTCGACGGCGGCGCGATGTTCGGCGTCGTTCCGCGCGTCGTCTGGGAAAAGAGTTGTGCTCCCGATGAGTTGAACCGGATCCGGATGAATATGAATTGTCTGTTCGTTGAGACGGCAACCGAGCGCATCCTGGTCGAAACGGGTATCGGCGAAAAATGGAGTGAAGACGAAGCCAAGAGATTCGGGATCTTCCGCGAGCGGCCGTTCGCCGAAACGATTCGGGAAAAAACCGGTTATGGGCCCGACGATATTTCGATCGTCGTCAACACTCATCTCCACTTTGACCACGCGGGCGGGAACACGATACTCGTGGACGGACGGACCGTCCCGCAGTTTCGGAACGCCCGGTATCTGGTTTCAAAAAGCGAGTACGAAGCGGCTGAGAACCCGACCGAGCGTGACCGGGCCAGTTATCGGGCCGAGAACTGGCGGCCGCTTGTCGAATCGGGGCAACTCGAATTGATGCCCGATTCGTATGAGGTTGTCGACGGACTCAGACTCGATCAAGTTCGCGGCCATTCGGCGACGATGCAGACCGTTGAACTCACTCGCGCCGGTGAAACACTATTCGGGTTTGCCGATCTCATTCCAACGACCGCTCATCTGCCTTACGCCTGGATAATGGGCTACGACCTCTTCCCGCTCGAGACTCTCGCCGCCAAAAAGGATCTTCTTCCGCGCGCCGTTGCGGAGAAATGGATCTGCCTTTTTTATCACGATTTCGAGCGCCCTCTTTGCCGACTCGCCTCGCACGGGAGTAAGATTGTACCCGCCGATTGA
- a CDS encoding S-methyl-5'-thioadenosine phosphorylase: MEQVKIGIIGGSGLYQMPELTDVVEVVVETPFGTPSDAFIIGTLEGERVAFLPRHGRGHKFTPTEVPYRANIYAMKLLGVEYILSVSAVGSLQAKYAPMDFVIPDQFFDRTRARAEESTFFGNGIVGHITFSHPVCDELGDILEASCKTVEGLNVHRGGTYLCMEGPAFSTKAESNVYRQWGMDIIGMTNLQEAKLAREAEIAYATMALVTDYDCWHEEHDSVSIEMVVGYLTANVRNAQLVLKEAVRRVAAKETPNQFAGATKNAIFTQPDHWNPETAKKLEAIIGKYGK, encoded by the coding sequence ATGGAACAAGTAAAAATTGGAATCATCGGCGGCAGCGGATTGTATCAGATGCCGGAACTTACCGATGTCGTTGAAGTTGTGGTAGAAACGCCGTTCGGGACGCCTTCCGACGCGTTCATCATCGGGACGCTCGAAGGCGAGCGTGTTGCGTTTCTGCCGCGCCACGGCCGCGGGCACAAATTCACCCCGACTGAAGTTCCCTACCGCGCGAACATCTATGCGATGAAGCTGCTCGGCGTCGAATATATCCTGTCGGTTTCGGCCGTCGGATCTTTACAGGCGAAGTACGCGCCGATGGATTTCGTGATCCCGGATCAGTTTTTCGATCGGACCCGCGCCCGCGCCGAGGAATCGACGTTTTTCGGCAACGGCATCGTTGGCCACATAACGTTCTCGCACCCTGTTTGCGACGAACTCGGCGACATTCTCGAGGCGAGCTGCAAAACCGTCGAAGGCTTGAACGTCCATCGGGGCGGCACGTATCTTTGTATGGAAGGTCCGGCGTTTTCGACCAAGGCCGAGTCCAATGTCTATCGGCAATGGGGAATGGACATCATCGGGATGACCAATCTCCAGGAAGCGAAGCTCGCGCGCGAGGCGGAGATCGCGTACGCGACGATGGCGCTCGTTACGGATTATGATTGCTGGCACGAGGAACACGATTCGGTTTCGATCGAAATGGTCGTCGGTTATTTGACAGCGAACGTCCGCAACGCGCAGCTCGTGCTGAAAGAAGCCGTCCGGCGAGTTGCCGCGAAAGAGACGCCGAACCAGTTCGCCGGCGCGACGAAGAACGCGATCTTTACTCAGCCGGATCACTGGAATCCCGAAACGGCAAAGAAACTCGAGGCGATCATCGGGAAGTACGGGAAGTAA
- the pntA gene encoding Re/Si-specific NAD(P)(+) transhydrogenase subunit alpha, whose product MTTTVETETTENSTTKKAMKIGVPKEVFEGECRVAATPDTAKKLQQLGFEVLIESGAGENASFSDDAFAEANCRIVNDAAELWSEADVILKVRQPMENPKTGKHEADLLTEGKTLISFVWPAQNKELLEKLAARKATVLAMDAVPRISRAQKMDALSSMANIAGYRAVIEAANNFGRFFTGQITAAGKVPPAKVLVIGAGVAGLAAIGAARSLGAIVRAFDTRPVVKEQVESMGADFLELEFAEDGTGEGGYAKVMSKEFIDAEMALFADQARDVDIIVTTALIPGKKAPTLITEAMVSSMREGSVIVDLAAEQGGNCEVTKPNEVIDYKGVKIVGLTDLPSRMANQSSQLYGTNLWHLLKDMGGSENYKVDLDDEVVRGALVTQNGNVTWEPPKPAAVAIHTSTTPKLVAAAAAEAKAKAESGFKNLGSLILVIFGVVALTGIGMSAPSTFISHFTVFVLACFVGWQVIWNVTPALHTPLMSVTNAISGIIIVGGMLQLTTESPSTTKILGTIAIFVGTINIAGGFLVTQRMLKMFQK is encoded by the coding sequence ATGACCACTACCGTAGAAACCGAAACCACAGAAAACTCAACCACGAAAAAAGCGATGAAAATTGGAGTCCCGAAGGAGGTCTTCGAAGGGGAATGCCGCGTTGCGGCAACACCCGACACGGCGAAGAAGCTTCAGCAGCTGGGCTTCGAGGTCCTGATCGAAAGCGGTGCCGGCGAGAACGCAAGTTTCTCGGACGACGCATTCGCGGAGGCCAATTGCCGGATCGTGAACGACGCCGCGGAACTCTGGTCCGAAGCCGACGTAATCCTGAAAGTCCGCCAGCCGATGGAAAACCCGAAAACGGGAAAGCACGAGGCGGACCTTTTAACTGAAGGCAAGACGCTGATCAGTTTTGTTTGGCCGGCCCAGAACAAGGAATTGCTCGAGAAACTAGCCGCCCGCAAGGCGACGGTTCTCGCAATGGACGCCGTGCCCAGAATCTCGCGTGCCCAGAAAATGGACGCGCTCAGTTCGATGGCGAATATTGCGGGTTATCGCGCGGTGATCGAGGCGGCGAACAACTTCGGGCGCTTTTTCACCGGTCAGATCACGGCCGCCGGAAAGGTTCCGCCCGCGAAAGTTCTCGTCATCGGTGCCGGCGTCGCCGGACTCGCGGCGATCGGCGCGGCCCGCAGCCTCGGCGCTATCGTCCGCGCGTTCGACACGCGACCGGTCGTTAAGGAACAGGTCGAGAGTATGGGTGCCGACTTCCTCGAACTTGAATTCGCGGAAGACGGAACCGGTGAAGGCGGCTACGCCAAAGTGATGTCGAAGGAATTCATCGATGCCGAGATGGCGCTTTTCGCCGATCAGGCTCGCGACGTCGACATCATCGTCACGACCGCGCTGATCCCCGGGAAAAAGGCTCCGACGCTGATCACCGAAGCAATGGTCTCGTCGATGCGCGAAGGCTCGGTCATCGTCGATCTCGCCGCCGAACAGGGCGGAAACTGCGAGGTCACAAAACCGAATGAAGTCATTGACTACAAAGGGGTTAAGATCGTTGGACTGACCGATCTCCCGAGCCGGATGGCGAACCAGTCGAGCCAGCTTTACGGCACGAATCTCTGGCATCTGCTCAAGGATATGGGCGGTTCCGAGAATTACAAGGTCGACCTGGACGATGAGGTCGTGCGCGGCGCGCTCGTCACGCAAAACGGCAACGTCACCTGGGAACCTCCAAAACCCGCCGCCGTCGCGATCCACACATCCACAACGCCGAAACTCGTGGCCGCCGCGGCGGCGGAGGCGAAAGCGAAGGCGGAATCGGGATTCAAGAATCTCGGCAGCCTGATCCTCGTGATATTCGGCGTCGTCGCGCTGACCGGTATCGGAATGTCGGCTCCGTCAACGTTTATTTCGCATTTCACGGTTTTTGTCCTTGCGTGCTTCGTCGGCTGGCAGGTCATCTGGAACGTCACGCCGGCGCTCCATACGCCTTTGATGAGCGTCACGAACGCGATCAGCGGGATCATCATCGTCGGCGGAATGCTGCAGCTGACGACCGAGTCGCCGTCAACTACAAAGATCCTCGGCACGATCGCGATCTTCGTCGGAACGATCAACATCGCAGGCGGCTTTCTCGTAACTCAGAGAATGCTGAAAATGTTTCAAAAATAA
- the pntB gene encoding Re/Si-specific NAD(P)(+) transhydrogenase subunit beta has protein sequence MSDNLLTVAYIVASAFFILSLSGLSNPETSRRGNLFGIIGMSIAFIATAVFKVHDYGILVAVIIPAVIIGATLAARVAMTSMPELVAILHSFVGLAAVLVGIGSYVKNETFKTPAEATIHEIEIFIGVFIGAITFTGSIIAFGKLRAIISSKPLTLPARHFLNLAMMLVTFYLGYLFVQGDHNAMMPLLIMTAIASVLGIHLVAAIGGGDMPVVVSMLNSYSGWAAAAAGFMLSNDLLIVTGALVGSSGAILSAIMCKAMNRSFISVIAGGFGSSGGSTPASGEQPEGEVTPISVEETVHLLTEARHVIIVPGYGMAVAQAQHAVAEITKILRKKGIEVRFGIHPVAGRLPGHMNVLLAEAKVPYDIVLEMDELNKDFPETDVALVIGANDTVNPAALDDPNSPIAGMPVLEVWKASFAIVMKRGMASGYAGVENPLFYKENTRMLFGDAKKNVDAMLAQLIEKK, from the coding sequence ATGTCTGATAATCTCTTAACAGTCGCATATATCGTCGCGAGCGCATTTTTTATCCTTAGCCTGAGCGGTCTTTCGAATCCCGAAACATCGCGCCGCGGCAATCTCTTCGGCATCATCGGAATGTCCATCGCGTTCATCGCGACCGCCGTTTTCAAGGTACACGACTACGGCATTCTCGTGGCGGTCATCATCCCGGCGGTGATCATCGGCGCGACGCTTGCCGCACGCGTCGCGATGACCTCGATGCCCGAACTCGTCGCGATACTCCACAGTTTCGTCGGATTGGCCGCCGTGCTTGTCGGTATCGGCAGTTACGTTAAGAACGAGACCTTCAAGACGCCGGCCGAAGCGACGATCCACGAGATCGAGATCTTCATCGGCGTGTTCATCGGCGCCATCACATTCACCGGTTCGATCATCGCCTTCGGCAAGTTGCGCGCGATCATCAGCAGCAAGCCGTTGACGCTGCCGGCGCGCCATTTCCTGAACCTCGCGATGATGCTCGTCACTTTTTATCTGGGCTATCTTTTCGTCCAGGGCGACCACAACGCAATGATGCCGCTCTTGATCATGACGGCGATCGCATCCGTCCTCGGCATTCATCTGGTCGCGGCGATCGGCGGCGGCGATATGCCGGTCGTAGTTTCGATGCTCAACAGTTACTCCGGCTGGGCGGCGGCGGCGGCGGGATTTATGCTCTCGAACGATCTTCTGATCGTCACCGGAGCCCTTGTCGGATCAAGCGGCGCGATCCTGAGCGCGATTATGTGCAAGGCGATGAACCGTTCGTTCATCAGCGTCATTGCCGGCGGGTTTGGAAGCTCAGGCGGTTCGACACCGGCTTCGGGCGAGCAGCCTGAAGGCGAAGTGACGCCGATCTCGGTCGAGGAAACGGTCCACCTTTTGACCGAAGCGCGCCACGTGATCATCGTTCCGGGATACGGGATGGCGGTTGCGCAGGCGCAACACGCCGTCGCGGAGATCACCAAGATCCTGCGCAAGAAAGGCATCGAAGTTCGTTTCGGCATCCATCCGGTCGCCGGTCGGCTTCCAGGGCATATGAACGTGCTGCTCGCCGAGGCAAAGGTTCCTTACGACATCGTTCTCGAAATGGACGAACTGAACAAGGACTTCCCGGAAACGGACGTCGCGCTGGTGATCGGCGCCAACGACACGGTCAATCCGGCCGCCTTGGACGATCCGAACAGCCCGATCGCCGGGATGCCGGTTCTCGAAGTCTGGAAAGCGAGTTTCGCGATCGTGATGAAGCGCGGTATGGCGAGCGGCTACGCCGGCGTAGAGAATCCTCTGTTCTACAAAGAGAACACGCGAATGCTCTTCGGCGACGCGAAAAAGAACGTCGATGCGATGCTCGCGCAATTGATCGAGAAAAAATAG
- a CDS encoding VOC family protein, which translates to MNLNQVTVFSANTAALVEFYKKLGLRLIVDSLPRYARLECPDGNSTLSVHSTCVAETDSNIVLYFECDDLDAKVDELKQEGFEFEEEPKDQTWLWREAYLRDPSNNRICLYHAGENRKNPPWKIE; encoded by the coding sequence ATGAACCTCAACCAAGTCACCGTTTTTTCCGCAAACACGGCCGCGCTGGTCGAATTCTACAAAAAGCTCGGCCTGCGATTGATCGTCGATTCCCTTCCGCGTTACGCCCGATTGGAATGTCCGGACGGCAATTCGACACTCTCGGTCCACTCCACCTGCGTCGCGGAAACGGATTCGAACATAGTTCTCTATTTCGAGTGCGACGACCTCGACGCAAAGGTCGATGAGCTCAAACAAGAAGGCTTCGAATTCGAAGAAGAACCGAAAGACCAAACCTGGCTCTGGCGCGAAGCCTACCTGCGCGACCCTTCAAACAACCGCATCTGCCTCTACCACGCCGGCGAAAACCGCAAGAATCCGCCGTGGAAGATCGAGTGA
- a CDS encoding bifunctional hydroxymethylpyrimidine kinase/phosphomethylpyrimidine kinase codes for MSLTVVGSVAFDALETPFGQRDKILGGAATHFSLSASFFTKVNAVGVVGNDFGDEEWAVFERHFINTDDIERVADGKTFFWRGRYDYDMNTAHTLDTQLNVFETFDPKLSENSKGARLLFLANILPMLQKQVREQCANAEFVAMDTMNFWISSMKEAVIETLKVVDCIIINDAEARQLTDEPNIHKAARKILAYGLKAVVIKRGEYGATLFTDDTYFACPAYPLESVFDPTGAGDTFAGGFMGYLASQKEINDETLRRAMIYGSVMASFNVEKFGTERVDALDYPEINERFRNFKRMTHFDEIPFERSIGA; via the coding sequence ATGTCTTTAACAGTTGTAGGTTCGGTCGCGTTCGACGCGCTTGAAACTCCATTCGGCCAGCGCGACAAGATCCTGGGCGGCGCAGCGACGCATTTTTCGCTTTCGGCGAGTTTTTTCACGAAGGTCAACGCCGTCGGCGTCGTCGGAAACGATTTCGGCGATGAGGAGTGGGCCGTTTTTGAACGCCATTTCATCAATACCGACGATATCGAGCGCGTCGCCGACGGCAAAACCTTCTTCTGGCGCGGCCGTTACGACTACGATATGAACACGGCGCATACGCTCGATACGCAGCTCAATGTTTTCGAGACCTTCGATCCGAAGCTCTCGGAGAATTCGAAGGGCGCGCGCCTTCTGTTCCTCGCGAACATTCTTCCGATGCTCCAGAAACAGGTTCGTGAACAATGCGCGAACGCCGAGTTCGTCGCGATGGACACGATGAATTTCTGGATCTCTTCAATGAAGGAGGCGGTCATCGAGACGCTGAAAGTCGTCGACTGCATCATCATCAACGACGCCGAAGCGCGCCAGTTGACGGATGAACCGAACATCCACAAGGCGGCGCGAAAGATTCTTGCGTACGGACTCAAAGCGGTTGTCATCAAACGCGGCGAGTACGGCGCGACGCTCTTCACCGATGACACCTATTTCGCTTGCCCGGCGTACCCGCTCGAATCGGTCTTCGACCCGACGGGTGCGGGCGACACTTTCGCCGGCGGTTTTATGGGTTATCTCGCGAGTCAGAAAGAGATCAACGACGAAACGCTTCGGCGAGCGATGATCTACGGTTCGGTGATGGCATCGTTCAACGTCGAGAAATTCGGCACCGAGCGCGTCGATGCGCTCGACTATCCCGAGATCAATGAGCGCTTCCGCAATTTCAAGCGGATGACCCATTTTGACGAGATTCCCTTCGAACGCAGCATCGGCGCATAG
- a CDS encoding fibronectin type III-like domain-contianing protein gives MKITNTGKFAGEDVVQLYLRDRFASLVRPVKELKDFQKIKLDAGESKILRFTIDKEELSFYDQRLRWIAEPGDFDLMIGSSAADIRLADAFALTN, from the coding sequence ATGAAGATCACGAACACCGGAAAGTTCGCCGGCGAGGATGTCGTTCAGCTTTACCTGCGTGACCGGTTTGCATCGCTCGTTAGGCCCGTCAAGGAACTCAAGGACTTCCAAAAGATCAAACTCGACGCCGGTGAATCGAAGATTCTTCGATTCACGATCGACAAAGAAGAACTCTCATTCTATGACCAGAGGCTTCGATGGATCGCCGAACCCGGCGATTTCGATCTGATGATCGGGTCGTCGGCGGCGGACATTCGCCTCGCCGACGCCTTTGCGTTGACCAATTAG
- a CDS encoding enoyl-ACP reductase has translation MLQNKVGMVFGVANKRSIAWACADACMNQGATIAFTYQGERLKENVQKLTKEIPETLVVPCDVTNQSEVDAAFKAVGEKYGKLDFLIHSIAFAPREALEGEFLTTTREAFLTAMEISAFSLPQVALAAMPLMKDGGSIVTMSYYGAEKVVMNYNVMGVAKAALEASTRYLAADLGPRNIRVNAISAGPINTLSARGVKNMGSLLNYVGEKSPLKRNVEASEVGNTALFLVSDLASGITGETIYVDCGYNIMGI, from the coding sequence ATGCTTCAAAACAAAGTAGGAATGGTCTTCGGCGTCGCGAACAAGCGTTCGATCGCCTGGGCGTGCGCCGATGCGTGTATGAATCAGGGCGCGACGATAGCCTTCACGTATCAGGGCGAGAGGTTGAAGGAGAACGTCCAGAAACTGACGAAGGAGATACCGGAGACGCTCGTCGTTCCGTGCGACGTGACGAACCAGTCGGAAGTCGATGCTGCATTCAAGGCGGTCGGTGAAAAGTACGGCAAGCTCGACTTTTTGATCCATTCGATCGCTTTCGCCCCGCGGGAGGCGCTCGAGGGCGAGTTTTTGACGACAACCCGCGAGGCGTTTCTGACGGCGATGGAGATCAGCGCGTTTTCGCTGCCGCAAGTCGCGCTGGCGGCAATGCCGCTGATGAAGGACGGCGGAAGCATCGTCACAATGAGCTATTACGGCGCCGAGAAGGTCGTGATGAACTACAACGTGATGGGAGTCGCGAAGGCCGCCCTCGAGGCTTCGACCCGTTATCTCGCGGCCGATCTCGGTCCGCGCAACATTCGCGTAAACGCCATCAGCGCCGGCCCGATAAATACGCTTTCGGCCCGCGGGGTGAAGAATATGGGCTCGCTGCTCAACTATGTCGGCGAGAAGTCGCCGCTCAAGCGCAATGTCGAGGCGAGCGAGGTCGGAAACACCGCTCTTTTCCTGGTAAGCGACCTTGCGTCGGGCATCACCGGCGAAACGATCTACGTCGATTGCGGATACAACATAATGGGAATCTGA